From Neomonachus schauinslandi chromosome 4, ASM220157v2, whole genome shotgun sequence:
TCTCCAGACCAACACCCCTGCCTAGAGGTCATCTTATAATACAAGGGATATTAAATGCCTCTGTGGAGGCCATGTGGCCCCGTTTTGCTACTGCTCTGGCAGGCACACTTACCCCTGCAGAACATTCTAGGCTGTGAGCCTACTGGGTCCTCGGGCCTCAAGAAGCTCAGTACCCTTCTACCCTGGACCGATGCCCGTGCTTGCTTTATTTATCCACCTCCATGGCTGTTCATGGTGGAAAGCTAGAAACATGGTACATCGGTCAGTGTCCTGGCAGGAACCAGATGGTCACTCAAATGAGAATAATTTGAAGAGTGTTTAATAAAGAGGCTATCTaccaggggaaggggaaggtgtAGGAAAACCACAAGGGATAGCAGAGTAAAAACAGAGCTCTTACCACCCTTGGCAAGAGGGGACAAGGAGAGGGAGCAATTCCTGAACTTGGAAGGAGCCAGTCATTTAGAAAGGACAACTTAATAGGAGTCAACACCTTCAGTCCAGGGCCTGAGAGCCAGCTCCAAGTGACCTCTTGAGGAGGAAGCCAGAATAAATGGCCTGGGGtcaccttcctctctccctgatcTACTGTTGGGGTCCACAGTGACCAAACTGAAATGGAAGCCACAGGGCATGAGACCCATTGATGTGGTCCATATGGCTCAGCTTCCCAGGGCACAGAACAGAGTGGAGAAGGTTGGAAAGCCTCAGCTACCAGCGCACATAGCATTGACTTAGAGAGCCAGCCATACTGACCCTCCCTAAGGTTCTCCAGACAGTTCCCCTACTTCATCCCTCCAAAGCGAGAGTGTGGCCCAAACACCACAGGGTGGCCATAGCTTTTACCTTTTACCACCTTATCTTTCTAGCCCAGCTAGGCTCCAGATGATTCTCATAGGGTTAATCCTTCTGGATGTTTTCATCATGAGAAGGGTAGAAGGTCATGAACGGAGGCACAAATGAGCTGCTGGGGGTTTTGTGAGACTGAGCAGAGTCTAATTCATATCTATAGACATTGGCCAAATTCTTCCTCATAACCCGTCCTTCCATCTCAGAAAGGAGCTAAGTCCTATTGACCTTGGCAACCCAGCTCAAATCCAACAAACAGGTGAGCCAACCCCTGGCCCTTGGGAGAAAGAACCAGAGTGAAAAAAGCTAACCACGTTGAGAAATGTTCTCAGACTGATTTGTTCCCCCTGGCCAGACCCCTCTGCCCCACCAGTAGCCCAGACTTCCTCGGCTGGCATCTGAGATCTTATAGGCCTCTAAATGCAGCCACAAAGCTACAGCATGTCATCTGGAGGGTCTTTCCTGGCCAGGCCAAagcacccattttacagatatgaaatCAGAGGCTTACAGGAAAGAAGGGGCTAGCATCGGTAACCCAGCCGCcttgtggcagagctggggctcaaATTCAGGACTGGTGACTCTCATcaatttccatctttcttttacAGAAGATGGAAGTTGAAGTCAGTCTCGGAGGCTTGGGAGTGGACTGGAAGCCCTGGAAATGTGGTCTAGTCTTAGGCGAGTTTCCCTGTCCAGCTGTTGCTGAAGCTGCACACCAGAGCAACACCGGAGGTGCCGGATCTGAGGAGGCGGCAAGAACCACAGGCTTGCATTAAGCAAATCAGTCCAAATTCAGACTCCCACTTGTTCGGGTATTTTACCCTAATTTTTCTGTTAATGAggctccattttcttttcttttcttttttttttttaagattatttatttatttgagagagagagaatgagagagagcgagcacatgagaggggggagggtcagagggagaagcagactccctgccgagcagggagcccgatgcgggactcgatccagggactccaggatcatgacctgagccgaaggcagtcgcctaaccaactgagccacccaggcgcccggcagtgaactttttaaaaagactttatttatttgagagagggtgtgtgagagagagagagatcacgagcagaggggagggtcagagggagaagcaggctccctgccgagcagggagcccgatgcgggactcgatcctgggactccaggatcatgacctgagccgaaggcagtcgcccaaccaactgagccacccaggtgccccgaggctcCATTTTCTATAAATGGAGGCACTATAAATTTGGCACTATCATCAACCACTGAGTTGTATTAACTCCAGTCCCACACAAGCAAGGACCTCAAAGTGTCCAAAGGTCACAAGATGACacttttattgtcttttctttttccttcagttaGAAGACTAGTAGGATAGGGGCGACGGCTTCCACAAAAAGTCAGAAGCCAACTAGTTTGAGTGCAGCCATTAGAGCTCTCTATTCTAACCCCGAGAGCCAGGGACCCCAGAGATGAGAGAGGGAGGCCTCCTGACAGGCCAAGGATTTGGCCCCATTTTCACGGACTCAAGTGCAATGAGTAAAACCCCTCAAGGTTCTCCTCCCTCCGCCCACCTCACCCCAGtttcttcagagaaatgaagaGTTCAGATGTATATAGCCCAAGTGCTCAGGTTTTAAATTAGACAACTTTGTCCTGACAGGAACTGAGTCATGGCTGTCATACCTGATTATTTTTAGAGTTACTACTAAACTCTTTGAACGGCATGAGCTGCCACCATTCAAGGCAAACAGAAAGACTTCACATTTTATCATGACAGCTCTGGAACCATCCACCTCCTCACGTTCATTATTTCCATCCTGACTTTGGAAGGGATCGTGCGGCATCTTGACAATCTTACGGTGAGGAAGGCGGACCCCACAGCTCATTACTACATCCGAGGGACTGAAAGCTCCCATAGTTGAGCAAAGCCCATTGACTCCAGGAAGTCAAGGAGAAATATTCCAGGGGAAGTGGCTGCTCCCAAGCCTCCTCTGGATGAACCACCATCTCACATGAGAAGCAGAAATGGATCCTCAGGTAGCCAACCAATAAGAGGAGCTGTATGCAAATGCCACAGGCTGGTGAATGATGTCACAGTCCCCTCCTCTGACTCAATAATGCCACCACCGCTGAAAAGGCTGATCCCTGACCATAGCTCTTACAGAGGGAAAAATTCACCGCAAGCAGAGCACCTTCTAGATTGCTCCTGGAGTGTGGAGACAGAAGTCTCTGCTGTCCAAGTTActgaatccagaaaaaaaaaatgaccttatGAACATGGGAAAAGAAATCCAGCTAAGGCCCAAGGCAAATGTCTCTTCTTACATCCACTTTTTGCTGAATTACAGGAACAAGTTCAAGGAGCAACAGCCAAATACCTACCTTGGCTTTAAAGAGTTCTCTAGAAAGTGTTCGGAAAAATGGAGGTCCATCTCAAAGCACGAAAAGGCCAAATATGAAGCCCTGGCCAAGCTTGACAAAGCCCGGTACCAGGAAGAGATGATGAATTATGTtggcaagaagaagaagaagcggAGAAAGCGGGACCCCCAGGCACCCAGACGCCCCCCATCATCCTTCCTGCTCTTCTGCCAAGAACACTATGCTCAGCTGAAGAGGGAGAATCCAAACTGGTCAGTAGTGCAGGTGGCAAAGGCCTCGGGGAAGATGTGGTCGGCAAAAACAGATGCTGAAAAGCAGCCGTATGAGCAAAAGGCAGCTCTCCTGAGAGCCAAATACCAAGAGGAGTTGGAAATCTACCGTAAACAACGTAATGCCAGGAAGGGCCTCAAAGGGTTGGCTAAGAACCAGCACAGGGGGAAAACTGACTCGGACAAAGCTGATGGATccaattagaaataaaatgccaTTCAACTATATTGCCCGTCACTGGTCTCCTGTGTTGCGTGAGCGCGGCCATGGCTGATGCTGCTTTGAGGAAGTGAGTGGGATGGCGGTTGAGATTGGGGTTGGAAGCTGATCCTGGGGAGAGCTGGCTTTGAAAGAAGGGCAAAGGGGTCTAAGGCAGTGTTTGAGGTCAATAGCTATGGGGCTTGGCTTGGGCAGGTGGGATGGGAGTCTCCAGGTATAAAGTGGAAATCACGGAGGTAGGGGCATCCTGGTTGCAAGTGGTTATCTAGGGTGGAAGACCCTCCTCAGGGTCAGATGCTTGAAGACCAGTCCTGCCATCATCCTCACCAGCACGGCCAGAAGGCCTGGAGTTCAGGTCAGGCTCCCAATTGAGGCCCCAGCAAACGCTGGGAAACTGGAGTTGAGCGGGACTCAGTTTCTCCAGTTAATTCCAGAACTGCTCCTCCAGCGAGCCTTAGGTATCATCAGTGGGCCAGGAGGAGACCCCAGGGGTGGTCCCTGCTCTGGTGAGGATGAAATGCAGGGCTGATTTTACAAACACGGGCATCTGACTCTGCCCAAGTCCTATATCCTGGAGAAAACCCTGTCATGATTTTGGTGGGCATCCACCCAATCATTTGTCTGTGGTTAGAAGCATAGAACACATGGAGTGGATATTTAGTGCCTTTATGACCACCCGGCATTCATTCCTTCTCCTCTTGCTCACAGCACCCGCCTCTGAAGTCCCCTGGTCACACTGATTTGTTCCGTTACAGGCATGTGACCCAGGGTGGTTCACTCAGAGTGGACCACAGGACTTGTGCAAGAGGTCCTAGGGGAGAGCCCTGCCCTGAGGCTGCTGCAAGCCATCTACCTCATTCTTGGGCCAAAATGTTAGTCCCTTTGGCATCAGAGTATAGTCTTGGACTTTTCATTGAAAATGAGTCCacaatgtttcttctttctttctttcttccttccttccttccttccttccttccttccttccttccttcctttctttctttctttctttcattttcttttttgtctaagGTAGTTTGAGTTAGGGTTCTGCCACTTAAAATGAGACAAAAGTGGTAATTTGACACACATGGGACTGTCCTGTGTCTGTGCTGTGTTTTTCAGGCAACAACATACCATGAGCAATGTTTCATATCAATCAATATACGTTGGTATGGAATATTTTGAAATGGCTCTTAAGTTCTCGCCATCAAAAAGACTGGGCCAAAATGCAAAATTGCTTTTTTGTCACCACGTTATGCATGCAACAGACTTCCCTAATTCCATCTCCATTCTTATTCCAGGATGGACTTAGACTTTGTCCTCTACTACTATTTGAACTTTTACTctcaaaacaaaagtaaaaatacatcCTTCGAAAAGTCTTATAGAACTGGAGAGACTTTAGGGAATAGGTGATAACAGTGGAGTGATTTAGAAATTCAAGGTCTGGAGTCAGGCCATTTATGGAAGACTCACATGTACCAGATCCTATGTTGGTTACTGGCAGGCCCCTGCATAGACTACTGTCAGGTTCCTGCCCTGCAAGAACTTTCCTTCTGATGAGATGGATGTGGGCATAAACTACAGCACTACAAGGCGTGATGAAAGTGCAGGCTACACAGAGTGCAGGAGGCCGGAGTCCCCTACCAAGGAGACTTCTGAAGTCTTCAGGGAGGAAGCAGCTTTATCCTATTTGGCAACCTTGTACTGGTGCTGGCAAGATTCCTGTTTCCCATTCCCTGTTCCCTACAGCTGTTGTTCCAACTTGGCTCTGCTTCCCCTCCATCCCAACCCCCACTCTCTCAGGAGATGccctcattttctgttttattgagaaAACAGAGATCATCAAACATAAGTgctctcagttttcttctttctcaacatGTAATCCACACCCATCCCTTCTTcctggtttcaagtctcacaggGAGCTAGAATGCACTTGTgacccccttcctctgcctccctcggGCCCTTGCTCCTCACTGTAAAGAT
This genomic window contains:
- the HMGB4 gene encoding high mobility group protein B4, with the protein product MGKEIQLRPKANVSSYIHFLLNYRNKFKEQQPNTYLGFKEFSRKCSEKWRSISKHEKAKYEALAKLDKARYQEEMMNYVGKKKKKRRKRDPQAPRRPPSSFLLFCQEHYAQLKRENPNWSVVQVAKASGKMWSAKTDAEKQPYEQKAALLRAKYQEELEIYRKQRNARKGLKGLAKNQHRGKTDSDKADGSN